A genome region from Thermodesulfobacteriota bacterium includes the following:
- the ychF gene encoding redox-regulated ATPase YchF: MGFNCGIVGLPNVGKSTIFNAMTAAGAEASNYPFCTIDPNVGMVPLRDVRLQNLADIVKPQRVVPNSVEFVDIAGLVKGASSGEGLGNQFLGNIRSVDTIAHVVRCFEDRDVVHVDGRLDPLSDIETVETELLLADLDGVTKRIEKTEKAAKKGDKKLVAALDAAKSVKACLEEGSPVRGLPEETREAVSDLHLISAKPVLYVANVGEDDLEGSSPGAAAVRERAESEGAGFVVISGKVEAEMAELSAEEQEEFLEGLGMKESGLTRLALQTNKLLGLITYFTAGEKEVRAWTVRKGALAPEAAGVIHTDFERGFIKAEVTAYEDFVSLGGEAECRKKGLTRVEGKEYVVRDGDVIYFKFAV; the protein is encoded by the coding sequence ATGGGCTTTAACTGTGGAATAGTAGGGCTGCCGAACGTCGGCAAGTCCACGATCTTCAACGCCATGACCGCCGCCGGAGCGGAGGCGTCCAACTACCCCTTCTGCACGATCGACCCGAACGTCGGCATGGTGCCGCTCCGGGACGTGAGGCTCCAGAACCTCGCCGATATAGTAAAGCCCCAGAGGGTCGTCCCCAACTCGGTAGAGTTCGTCGACATAGCCGGGCTCGTAAAGGGCGCGAGTTCCGGCGAAGGGCTCGGCAACCAGTTCCTCGGCAATATCCGGAGCGTGGACACCATAGCCCATGTCGTCAGGTGCTTCGAGGACCGGGATGTGGTCCACGTGGACGGAAGGCTGGACCCGCTGTCCGATATAGAGACCGTCGAGACCGAGCTCTTGCTCGCCGACCTCGACGGAGTCACGAAGAGGATAGAGAAGACCGAGAAGGCCGCGAAAAAGGGGGATAAAAAGCTTGTGGCGGCCCTCGATGCGGCGAAGAGCGTAAAGGCGTGCCTTGAGGAGGGTAGCCCCGTAAGGGGCCTCCCGGAGGAGACCAGGGAGGCGGTAAGCGACCTTCACCTCATCTCGGCAAAGCCGGTCCTCTACGTGGCCAACGTGGGTGAGGACGACCTCGAGGGAAGCTCGCCAGGTGCCGCGGCCGTAAGGGAGAGGGCCGAGAGCGAGGGGGCGGGCTTCGTGGTTATCTCCGGAAAGGTGGAGGCCGAGATGGCGGAGCTCTCCGCCGAGGAGCAGGAAGAGTTCCTGGAGGGCCTTGGAATGAAGGAGTCCGGCCTTACGAGGCTTGCCCTGCAGACCAATAAACTCCTCGGTCTTATTACGTATTTTACCGCCGGCGAGAAGGAAGTACGGGCCTGGACCGTAAGGAAGGGGGCCCTGGCCCCGGAGGCCGCAGGCGTCATCCACACCGACTTCGAGCGCGGCTTCATAAAGGCCGAGGTCACCGCCTACGAGGACTTCGTCTCGCTCGGGGGAGAGGCCGAATGCCGCAAAAAAGGGCTCACCAGGGTCGAGGGCAAGGAGTACGTCGTACGCGACGGGGACGTAATATACTTCAAGTTCGCCGTCTGA
- the rpsF gene encoding 30S ribosomal protein S6: MERDYETVWITKPDLGEEGNKGIIGKATALVEGAERETEVAEWGRRKLAYPIQKNPDGYYVLMTYTSTPEATKELERMLRLNEDVLRYQTVGITRPEPEPEAAPAEVSAEAPAEAPAETSAAAPEAVEAPAASSESTEEGKEGGRDEK, encoded by the coding sequence ATGGAAAGAGATTACGAGACGGTCTGGATCACGAAGCCGGACCTGGGTGAAGAGGGAAACAAGGGGATTATCGGCAAGGCCACCGCGCTTGTGGAAGGCGCGGAGCGAGAGACCGAGGTCGCCGAGTGGGGGAGGAGGAAGCTCGCCTATCCCATACAGAAAAACCCCGATGGATATTACGTACTTATGACCTATACGTCCACTCCGGAGGCGACCAAGGAGCTGGAGCGGATGTTGAGGCTCAATGAGGATGTCCTGCGTTACCAGACCGTGGGGATAACGAGGCCCGAGCCCGAACCAGAGGCCGCCCCGGCCGAGGTCTCGGCGGAGGCACCGGCGGAGGCACCAGCCGAGACATCGGCTGCGGCGCCTGAGGCCGTGGAAGCTCCCGCCGCCTCTTCGGAGAGCACGGAAGAGGGGAAGGAAGGAGGCCGGGATGAGAAGTGA